A DNA window from Pseudorasbora parva isolate DD20220531a chromosome 19, ASM2467924v1, whole genome shotgun sequence contains the following coding sequences:
- the polr3gla gene encoding RNA polymerase III subunit GL a — MAGRGRGRGRSQFTFSVDALGFGRGDLLPTSTHTPSPLFPPMQFRPVPLPTGEEVDYMLALKQELRSSSKNLPFHIREARTKTDVARYSDKYQNGEPKNNTIEWSPDWSRLPKELCIKVRKPRKTLIAAKSQRKPKVAAGKEEVLQKLETLEKKEQEQHSEEEEEEEKKKKQNNEEEEPDVEEDYDEEELEDETDYIMSYFDNGEEFGADSDDNMDEAVY; from the exons ATGGCAGGCAGGGGCAGAGGTCGTGGAAGAAGCCAGTTTACCTTCAGTGTGGACGCACTGGGTTTTGGAAGGGGCGATCTTCTACCCACATCTACACATACACCCTCTCCTCTTTTTCCT ccTATGCAATTTAGACCAGTGCCTCTGCCTACAGGAGAAGAGGTGGACTATATGCTGGCTTTAAAGCAGGAGCTAAGATCCTCCAGCAAGAATCTGCCATTCCACATAAGAGAAGCCAGAACAAAGACAG aTGTGGCACGTTACTCTGATAAATACCAAAATGGTGAGCCGAAGAACAACACAATCGAATGGAGTCCAG ACTGGAGCCGACTGCCAAAAGAACTTTGTATTAAAGTACGGAAGCCCCGAAAAACAC TCATAGCTGCTAAGTCCCAACGAAAACCAAAAGTAGCTGCAGGCAAAGAAGAGGTTCTCCAGAAGCTAGAG ACACTTGAGAAAAAAGAACAAGAGCAGCATtctgaggaagaggaggaagaggagaagaaaaagaaacagaATAATGAAGAGGAAGAACCAGATGTGGAAGAAGATTATGATGAAGAGGAGCTTGAAGAT GAGACAGACTACATCATGTCTTACTTTGACAACGGAGAGGAGTTTGGAGCAGATAGTGACGACAATATGGACGAAGCTGTCTACTAA
- the si:dkeyp-92c9.4 gene encoding mucin-1, which produces MRHLELHYTGAALFFLLFSATGAQPLSILKIIEELQSAPNVYSSPLYSFSLCMEITNRVFNDSLLNKTSQQYKKLYAEVSGVLDAAFNCSNCDTRETYRGVTNIQFRNGPMIANCTIQFQTIFINNVVVKYLFLRAIDNNTQPNDLALNRQYTAETVTPAWLFPSSTTPGGSATPFAGSSGHWLPGWAIALLVLACFIILLLLILILLICCWCCRRKDKKEETTTIIEHAPYQRTSFKEHLANPTYMPHTPEKSPTYPVLGGPDGGQAGMYAMNPQR; this is translated from the exons ATGAGGCACCTTGAGTTACATTACACTGGGGCAGCATTGTTCTTCCTGCTGTTTTCTGCAACAG gtgctcAGCCCTTGAGCATTTTAAAGATTATCGAGGAGCTCCAGTCAGCCCCAAACGTCTACTCTTCACCCCTTTACTCGTTTTCCCTCTGCATGGAGATCACCAACCGCGTCTTCAATGACTCCCTCCTTAATAAAACCTCACAGCAGTACAAGAAGTTGTATGCCGAGGTTTCTGGAGTT TTGGACGCGGCCTTTAATTGCTCTAACTGTGACACAAGAGAGACCTACAGAGGGGTAACAAACATACAGTTCAG GAATGGGCCTATGATAGCAAATTGTACCATTCAGTTTCAGACCATTTTTATCAACAATGTTGTGGTCAAATATTTGTTCCTGAGGGCCATTGATAATAATACTCAACCAAATGATCTTGCCCTCAACAGACAGTACACTGCTG AAACAGTCACACCTGCCTGGCTTTTTCCATCATCCACAACTCCTGGGGGATCAGCAACTCCCTTTGCAGGAAGTAGTGGTCATTGGCTTCCTGGTTGGGCCATTGCATTGCTAGTGTTAGCATGCTTCATCATACTGCTTCTCCTCATCCTCATTCTACTG ATCTGCTGTTGGTGCTGTCGgagaaaagacaaaaaggaaGAAACAACCACCATAATAGAACATGCACCTTATCAGAGGACATCTTTCAAAGAACATCTGGCCAATCCCACATATATGCCACACACACCTGAGAAAAGCCCAACCTACCCAGTCTTG GGAGGACCAGATGGCGGCCAAGCTGGGATGTACGCAATGAACCCTCAGAGATGA